Proteins encoded together in one Hymenobacter monticola window:
- the bcp gene encoding thioredoxin-dependent thiol peroxidase: MLLEPGQPAPDFTAQDQDGNTVSLHDFRGQKVALYFYPKDDTPGCTAQACNLRDHQEELKAGNIQVIGVSIDGEAAHKKFALKYDLPFPLLVDTEKQIVQAYGVWQEKKNYGKTYMGTVRTTFLIDENGLVEKVIKKVDTKEHAAQLL, from the coding sequence ATGCTCCTCGAACCCGGCCAGCCCGCCCCCGATTTCACCGCCCAGGACCAGGACGGCAACACCGTCAGCCTGCACGACTTCCGCGGCCAGAAAGTGGCCCTCTATTTCTACCCCAAAGACGACACGCCCGGCTGCACCGCTCAGGCCTGCAACCTGCGCGACCACCAGGAGGAGCTAAAGGCCGGCAACATTCAAGTCATTGGCGTGAGCATCGATGGCGAGGCCGCTCACAAGAAGTTCGCCCTGAAATACGACCTGCCGTTTCCGCTGCTGGTTGACACCGAAAAGCAGATTGTGCAGGCGTACGGCGTGTGGCAGGAGAAAAAGAACTACGGCAAAACCTATATGGGCACCGTCCGCACCACGTTTTTGATTGACGAAAACGGCTTGGTTGAGAAGGTGATTAAGAAAGTGGATACCAAAGAGCACGCCGCGCAGCTGCTGTAG
- a CDS encoding endonuclease domain-containing protein — protein MTTLNNLSHKKDERRILRNNLTTAEAVLWNRLKSSQLNGRKFRRQHSIGEFILDFYCPQEKLAVELDGAGHFTASGNLHDAARTEYLNAVGIRVVRFENKLIWSALESVLQTIESSFNGR, from the coding sequence ATGACCACCCTCAATAACCTCTCGCACAAGAAAGATGAACGCCGCATCCTCCGCAACAACCTCACCACTGCCGAGGCTGTGCTATGGAACCGACTAAAAAGCAGCCAACTCAACGGCCGTAAATTCCGCCGCCAGCACAGCATCGGCGAGTTTATTCTCGATTTCTATTGTCCGCAGGAAAAGCTTGCGGTAGAACTGGACGGCGCGGGCCACTTCACCGCATCAGGCAACTTACATGATGCGGCACGTACGGAGTATTTGAATGCTGTGGGCATTCGGGTAGTCCGATTTGAAAACAAGCTGATTTGGTCGGCGCTGGAGAGCGTATTGCAAACCATTGAAAGTAGTTTTAATGGACGCTGA
- the miaA gene encoding tRNA (adenosine(37)-N6)-dimethylallyltransferase MiaA has translation MKENALPPAILAQLSPSATDPRPVLLTIAGPTAVGKTALCVQLAQQFGTEIVSADSRQFFRELSIGTAKPTPEEMQGVPHHFINSHSISEDYSAGRFATDALAVLANLFQRHPLVILTGGSGLYVQAVTDGLDELPSVPPEVRAQLHAELAAHGLPHLVAELAETDPVAHARIDQQNHQRVVRALEITRATGRPFSSFHSDGPPPENPLFRNVKVALTRPREELYQRINLRVEHMLAAGLLEEVRAVLPYRHHHALQTVGYQEIFGFLDGEYDWAEAVRLLQRNTRRYAKRQLTWLRRDTAYQWVELG, from the coding sequence ATGAAAGAAAACGCCCTCCCCCCCGCCATCCTCGCCCAACTCTCCCCCTCCGCCACCGACCCGCGGCCCGTGCTGCTCACCATTGCCGGCCCCACGGCCGTGGGCAAAACGGCCCTGTGCGTGCAGCTGGCCCAGCAGTTTGGCACCGAAATCGTATCGGCCGACTCGCGCCAGTTCTTCCGGGAGCTGAGCATTGGCACGGCCAAGCCCACGCCCGAGGAGATGCAGGGCGTGCCGCACCATTTCATCAACAGCCACAGCATCAGCGAGGACTACAGTGCCGGCCGCTTCGCCACCGACGCGCTGGCCGTGCTGGCAAACCTGTTCCAGAGGCACCCGCTGGTCATTCTCACCGGCGGCTCGGGCCTTTACGTGCAGGCCGTGACCGATGGGTTGGACGAACTGCCCAGTGTGCCGCCCGAAGTGCGGGCCCAGCTTCATGCCGAACTGGCGGCCCACGGCCTGCCCCATTTGGTAGCCGAGTTGGCCGAAACCGACCCCGTAGCCCACGCCCGCATCGACCAGCAAAACCACCAGCGCGTGGTGCGCGCTTTGGAAATCACCCGCGCCACCGGCCGGCCGTTCTCCAGCTTTCATAGCGACGGCCCGCCGCCCGAAAACCCGCTCTTCCGCAACGTGAAAGTGGCCCTTACCCGCCCACGCGAGGAACTCTACCAGCGCATCAACCTGCGCGTGGAGCACATGCTGGCTGCCGGTCTGCTGGAGGAAGTCCGCGCCGTCCTCCCCTACCGTCACCACCACGCCCTGCAAACCGTGGGCTACCAGGAGATTTTTGGGTTTTTAGATGGCGAATACGACTGGGCCGAGGCCGTGCGCCTGCTTCAGCGCAACACCCGCCGCTACGCCAAACGCCAACTCACCTGGCTGCGGAGGGACACGGCTTACCAATGGGTGGAACTGGGTTGA
- a CDS encoding aspartate aminotransferase family protein: MTPRQLFLRHQAQTSDFPLLLEIERAEGIYMYGPDGRRYLDLISGIGVSNVGHRHPRVLAGIQAQLDKYLHLMVYGELVQAVPAQLAEAIHKTLPVHLDSVYFTNSGAEAIEGALKLAKRHTGRTELISCLNAYHGSTHGALSITGSEGFKNSFRPLLPDVRHIRHNELADLAHITERTAAVIIETVQGEAGVRVPAPEYLPALRARCTEVGALLILDEIQCGYGRTGSMWAFEQFGIEPDILVCAKGMGGGMPIGAFISSTEIMSGFKTNPILGHCTTFGGHPVSCAAALATLQVIQEEHLAEGVAEKAARFRAQLRHPAIRAVRGAGLLMAVEFESFEVLKPIIDHALAHEGILTDWFLFCDNSLRLAPPLIITNEQIDEACAALLRAISHVTGVA; the protein is encoded by the coding sequence CTGACGCCCCGCCAATTATTTCTGCGCCACCAAGCCCAAACCTCTGATTTTCCGCTGCTGCTGGAAATTGAGCGGGCCGAAGGCATCTACATGTACGGCCCCGACGGCCGCCGCTACCTCGACCTTATTTCGGGCATCGGGGTGAGCAACGTGGGCCACCGCCACCCGCGCGTGCTGGCCGGTATCCAGGCCCAGCTCGACAAGTACCTGCACCTGATGGTGTACGGCGAACTGGTGCAGGCCGTGCCCGCCCAGTTGGCCGAGGCCATTCATAAAACCCTGCCCGTGCATTTGGATTCGGTGTATTTCACCAACTCCGGCGCCGAGGCCATCGAGGGCGCGCTGAAGCTGGCCAAGCGCCACACCGGCCGCACCGAGCTCATTTCCTGCCTCAATGCCTACCACGGTTCCACGCACGGGGCGCTGTCCATCACGGGTTCCGAGGGCTTCAAGAACAGCTTCCGCCCGCTGCTGCCCGACGTGCGCCACATCCGCCACAACGAGTTGGCCGACCTCGCGCACATCACGGAGCGCACGGCCGCCGTCATCATCGAGACTGTGCAGGGCGAGGCCGGCGTGCGCGTGCCCGCCCCCGAGTACCTGCCCGCCCTGCGCGCCCGCTGCACCGAGGTAGGCGCCCTGCTCATCCTCGATGAAATCCAGTGCGGCTACGGTCGCACCGGCAGCATGTGGGCCTTCGAGCAGTTCGGCATCGAGCCCGACATCTTGGTGTGCGCCAAGGGCATGGGGGGCGGCATGCCCATCGGGGCGTTTATTTCGAGCACCGAAATCATGTCGGGCTTCAAAACCAACCCCATCCTGGGGCACTGCACCACCTTTGGCGGGCACCCGGTGAGCTGCGCGGCGGCCCTGGCCACGCTGCAAGTCATTCAGGAAGAGCACTTGGCCGAGGGCGTGGCCGAAAAAGCGGCGCGGTTTCGGGCGCAGCTACGGCACCCGGCCATTCGCGCGGTGCGCGGCGCTGGGCTGCTGATGGCGGTGGAGTTTGAGTCGTTCGAGGTGCTCAAGCCCATCATCGACCACGCGCTGGCGCACGAAGGCATCCTCACCGATTGGTTTCTGTTCTGCGACAACTCGCTGCGGCTGGCTCCTCCGCTTATCATCACCAATGAGCAGATTGACGAAGCCTGCGCGGCGCTGTTGCGGGCCATTTCGCACGTCACCGGCGTGGCGTAG
- a CDS encoding vWA domain-containing protein — protein MLLILLLLGGNAHAQNAAPEKPKVTRILFLLDASGSMMAPWEGQPRWAVAKRMLSKMVDSLNAYPNLELGLRVYGHQFPNADKNCEDSRLEVPFAPRNAKAIKEKLTTLKAQGNTPITYSLEQSANDFPTDKASRNVLLLITDGLESCNRDPCAASIALQRKHVFLKPFVIGIGAERDFGKQLECLGQYYNAAEVKTFRTVMDDVIAQTLSKTTVSVNLTDANGKPVETNVNMTFVNNVTEQPEYNYVHYRDAQGKPDVLDIDALQSYDLVINTVPPVRQANLPIKPGKANVFTFKTPQGTLWLQNPPLTPNPYGTIRAVVRSQAGATVTAGTFGTRQKLLAGNYEVEALTLPRTVRRITIKQGQEYTFTYAAPGTLNITSDLKGYGSLYQLNDDESQTWIYDLPQGGSSKVNLPMQPGAYRLVFRTSNSTASKFTDVRNFTIRSGQTTSVAIFGK, from the coding sequence TTGTTGCTTATTCTTCTGCTTTTAGGGGGAAACGCCCACGCTCAGAACGCGGCGCCCGAGAAGCCCAAAGTCACCCGCATTCTCTTCTTGCTCGATGCCTCGGGCTCGATGATGGCGCCCTGGGAAGGCCAGCCGCGCTGGGCCGTGGCCAAGCGCATGCTCAGCAAGATGGTCGACTCGCTCAACGCCTACCCCAACCTGGAGCTGGGCCTGCGCGTGTACGGCCACCAGTTTCCGAACGCGGATAAGAACTGTGAGGACTCACGGCTGGAAGTGCCGTTTGCGCCGCGCAACGCCAAGGCCATTAAAGAGAAGCTGACCACGCTCAAGGCCCAGGGCAACACGCCCATCACGTATTCGCTGGAGCAGTCGGCCAACGACTTTCCAACGGATAAGGCCTCGCGCAACGTGCTGCTGCTGATTACCGACGGCCTCGAATCGTGCAACCGCGACCCCTGTGCGGCTTCCATCGCTTTGCAGCGCAAGCACGTTTTCCTCAAGCCCTTCGTCATCGGCATCGGGGCCGAGCGGGACTTTGGCAAGCAGCTCGAATGCCTGGGCCAGTACTACAACGCCGCCGAGGTGAAAACCTTCCGCACGGTGATGGACGACGTCATTGCCCAGACGCTGAGCAAAACCACCGTCTCCGTCAATCTGACCGATGCCAACGGCAAGCCCGTGGAAACGAACGTGAACATGACCTTCGTGAATAACGTGACCGAGCAGCCCGAGTACAACTACGTGCACTACCGCGACGCCCAGGGCAAGCCCGACGTGCTCGACATCGACGCTCTGCAGAGCTACGACCTCGTGATAAACACCGTGCCGCCCGTGCGCCAGGCCAACCTGCCCATCAAGCCCGGCAAGGCCAACGTCTTCACCTTCAAAACGCCGCAGGGCACCCTCTGGCTGCAAAACCCGCCCCTCACGCCCAACCCCTACGGCACCATCCGGGCGGTGGTGCGGAGCCAGGCGGGTGCCACCGTCACGGCCGGCACCTTCGGCACCCGCCAGAAGCTGCTGGCCGGCAACTACGAAGTGGAAGCCCTCACGCTGCCCCGCACCGTGCGCCGCATCACTATCAAGCAGGGCCAGGAATACACCTTCACCTACGCCGCGCCCGGCACCCTCAACATCACCTCGGATTTGAAAGGTTACGGCAGCTTGTATCAGTTGAATGATGACGAGTCGCAGACCTGGATTTACGACCTGCCGCAGGGCGGGAGCAGCAAGGTGAACCTGCCCATGCAGCCGGGGGCCTACCGGCTGGTGTTCCGCACCAGCAACAGCACCGCCAGCAAGTTTACGGACGTGCGCAACTTCACCATCCGGAGCGGACAGACAACGTCGGTGGCCATTTTTGGAAAATGA
- a CDS encoding tellurite resistance TerB family protein yields the protein MFGFFENEQAKKIKGHLLNLAALAKADGHIDAREMNFILAVGKKNGLSQSEVQALVSGAKGMSSDLPTNDSERFDQIFDLVDMMLADGVVDETEMEFCIMMAEKLGFRKAIVGVLVRKISQGVKDGLPRERIKEESTSFLNYNELPRPTVTL from the coding sequence ATGTTCGGTTTCTTCGAAAATGAGCAGGCAAAAAAAATCAAGGGCCACCTGCTGAACCTTGCGGCCCTGGCCAAAGCCGACGGCCACATCGACGCCCGGGAAATGAACTTCATCCTAGCTGTGGGCAAGAAAAACGGCCTGAGCCAATCGGAGGTACAAGCCCTGGTTTCGGGCGCCAAGGGCATGAGCAGCGACCTTCCCACCAACGATTCCGAGCGTTTCGACCAGATTTTTGACCTCGTGGACATGATGCTGGCCGACGGCGTGGTCGACGAGACCGAGATGGAATTCTGCATCATGATGGCCGAGAAGCTGGGTTTCCGCAAAGCCATTGTGGGTGTATTAGTGCGCAAAATCTCCCAGGGCGTCAAAGACGGCCTCCCCCGCGAACGCATTAAGGAAGAAAGCACTTCCTTTCTGAACTACAACGAATTGCCCCGGCCTACGGTTACTCTGTAG
- a CDS encoding transketolase, translated as MADTTTAKTVEQPEKSNEELKEIATQVRRDILRMVHAVNSGHPGGSLGITDLLVALYFKVMKHHPEPFDMNGKDQDLFFLSNGHTSATMYSCLARSGYFPVSELATFRKLNSRLQGHPTTHEGLPGIRVASGSLGQGLSVACGAAQAKKLNGDKQRVFVLMGDGELEEGQNWEAALYAAHHKIDNLIAIVDRNGQQIDGSTDEIGGLGNLRAKFEAFGWHVFEGDGNHFDALLPTLENCVAAAGKARPIMYIMDTKMGFGVDFMMDGHKWHGVAPNDKQLAEALDQLKLGTDGDY; from the coding sequence ATGGCCGATACGACCACCGCCAAAACCGTCGAGCAACCCGAAAAATCCAACGAGGAGCTCAAGGAAATAGCCACCCAGGTGCGCCGCGACATTCTCCGCATGGTGCACGCCGTGAACTCGGGCCACCCCGGCGGCTCACTCGGCATCACCGATTTGCTGGTGGCGCTCTACTTCAAGGTGATGAAGCACCACCCCGAGCCCTTCGACATGAACGGCAAGGACCAGGACCTGTTTTTCCTCTCCAACGGCCACACCTCGGCCACCATGTACTCCTGCCTGGCGCGCTCCGGCTACTTCCCGGTGAGCGAGCTGGCCACGTTCCGCAAGCTGAACTCCCGCCTGCAGGGCCACCCCACCACCCACGAGGGCCTGCCGGGCATCCGGGTGGCTTCGGGCTCGCTGGGCCAGGGCCTGAGCGTGGCCTGCGGTGCCGCCCAGGCTAAAAAGCTGAACGGCGACAAGCAGCGCGTATTCGTGCTGATGGGCGACGGCGAGCTGGAAGAAGGCCAGAACTGGGAGGCCGCCCTGTACGCCGCCCACCACAAAATCGACAACCTGATTGCCATCGTGGACCGCAACGGCCAACAGATTGACGGCTCGACCGACGAAATCGGTGGCCTCGGCAACCTGCGCGCCAAGTTCGAAGCCTTCGGCTGGCACGTCTTCGAAGGCGACGGCAACCACTTCGACGCCCTGCTGCCCACCCTCGAAAACTGCGTGGCCGCCGCCGGCAAAGCCCGCCCCATCATGTACATCATGGACACGAAAATGGGCTTCGGCGTCGACTTCATGATGGACGGCCACAAGTGGCACGGCGTCGCTCCGAACGACAAGCAGCTGGCCGAAGCCCTCGACCAGCTGAAACTGGGCACCGACGGCGACTACTAG
- the pfkA gene encoding 6-phosphofructokinase, whose amino-acid sequence MKRIAVFTSGGDSPGMNAAIRAVVRTATYHGIEVYGIMRGYSGMIKGEFVRLDSASVSNTVQKGGTILKSARSLKFMTKEGRQQAFDQLVNHGIEGLVAIGGNGTFTGATIFEEEFGIPTVGAPGTIDNDLYGTDYTIGYDTAVNTALDCIDKIRDTADSHDRCFFVEVMGRDSGYIAIPCAIGGGAEIVMIPETQMSTDVVVDTLQAGWKRSKTSFIVIVAEGDEEGNATQVAARVKEAIPQLDTRVTVIGHIQRGGSPTAADRLLGSQIGIAAVEGLMNGMRNVMAGIIDKKLVYTPFVDTINKKKLINQSFMRMVEILSV is encoded by the coding sequence ATGAAAAGAATAGCAGTATTTACCAGCGGCGGCGATTCGCCGGGCATGAACGCCGCCATCCGGGCGGTGGTGCGCACGGCCACCTATCACGGCATCGAGGTATACGGCATCATGCGCGGCTACAGCGGCATGATTAAGGGTGAATTTGTGCGGCTCGACTCCGCTTCGGTTTCCAACACGGTGCAGAAGGGCGGCACCATTCTTAAATCGGCCCGCAGCCTGAAGTTCATGACCAAGGAAGGCCGCCAGCAGGCCTTCGACCAGCTGGTGAACCACGGCATTGAGGGCCTGGTGGCCATTGGCGGCAACGGCACCTTCACGGGCGCCACCATCTTTGAGGAAGAGTTCGGCATCCCCACGGTGGGCGCGCCGGGCACCATCGACAACGACCTCTACGGCACCGACTACACCATTGGCTACGACACGGCCGTGAACACGGCGCTGGACTGCATCGACAAAATCCGGGACACGGCGGACTCGCACGACCGGTGCTTCTTTGTGGAGGTAATGGGCCGCGACTCGGGCTACATCGCCATTCCGTGCGCCATCGGGGGCGGGGCCGAAATCGTGATGATTCCCGAAACCCAGATGAGCACCGACGTGGTGGTGGACACCCTGCAGGCCGGCTGGAAACGCTCCAAAACCTCGTTCATCGTCATCGTGGCCGAGGGTGACGAGGAGGGCAACGCCACGCAGGTGGCGGCCCGCGTGAAAGAAGCCATTCCGCAGCTTGACACCCGCGTCACGGTCATCGGCCACATTCAGCGCGGCGGCTCGCCCACGGCTGCCGACCGTCTGCTGGGCTCCCAAATCGGCATCGCCGCCGTGGAAGGCCTCATGAACGGCATGCGCAACGTAATGGCCGGCATCATTGATAAAAAGCTGGTGTATACCCCGTTCGTTGATACCATCAACAAGAAGAAGCTCATCAACCAGAGCTTCATGCGGATGGTAGAGATTTTGAGCGTATAG
- a CDS encoding transketolase family protein, with amino-acid sequence MKDFPYTESKDTRSGFGAGLAELGKTNPNVVALCADLTGSLKMDAFKKENPDRFFQVGIAEANMMGVAAGMTIGGKIPFTGTFANFSTGRVYDQIRQSIAYSGKNVKICASHAGLTLGEDGATHQILEDLGMMKMLPGMTVINPCDYNQTKAATIAIADYEGPVYLRFGRPVVPNFTAPDQKFEIGKAWTLNEGTDVSIFATGHLVWKAVLAGKLLAEKGINAEIINIHTIKPLDDEAILASVRKTRCVVTAEEHQMNGGLGDSIAQLLAREEPLPLEMVAVHDSFGESGTPDQLMEKYHLNEAAIVEAVEAVMKRKK; translated from the coding sequence ATGAAAGACTTCCCCTACACCGAATCGAAAGACACCCGCAGCGGCTTCGGCGCGGGCCTGGCTGAGCTGGGCAAAACCAACCCCAATGTAGTGGCCCTCTGCGCCGACCTCACGGGCTCGCTCAAAATGGACGCCTTCAAGAAGGAAAACCCCGACCGGTTTTTCCAGGTGGGCATCGCCGAGGCCAACATGATGGGCGTGGCCGCGGGCATGACCATTGGCGGCAAAATCCCCTTCACGGGCACCTTCGCCAACTTCAGCACCGGCCGCGTCTACGACCAGATTCGCCAGAGCATTGCCTACTCGGGCAAGAACGTGAAAATCTGCGCCTCCCACGCCGGCCTCACGCTGGGCGAAGACGGCGCCACCCACCAGATTCTGGAAGACCTGGGCATGATGAAGATGCTGCCCGGCATGACCGTCATCAACCCTTGCGACTACAACCAGACCAAAGCCGCCACCATTGCCATTGCCGACTACGAAGGCCCGGTGTACCTGCGCTTCGGCCGCCCCGTGGTGCCCAACTTCACAGCCCCCGACCAGAAGTTTGAAATCGGCAAAGCCTGGACCCTGAACGAAGGCACCGACGTGAGCATCTTCGCCACCGGCCACCTTGTGTGGAAAGCCGTGCTGGCTGGCAAGCTCCTGGCCGAGAAAGGCATCAACGCCGAAATCATCAACATCCACACCATCAAGCCGCTCGACGACGAAGCCATCCTCGCCTCGGTGCGCAAAACCCGCTGCGTGGTAACGGCCGAGGAGCACCAGATGAACGGCGGCCTCGGCGACAGCATTGCCCAGCTGCTGGCCCGCGAGGAGCCCCTGCCCCTGGAAATGGTGGCCGTGCACGACAGCTTCGGCGAAAGCGGCACCCCCGACCAGCTGATGGAGAAATACCACCTCAACGAAGCCGCCATCGTGGAAGCCGTGGAAGCGGTGATGAAGCGGAAGAAGTAG
- a CDS encoding MBT domain-containing protein, with protein sequence MKAFILFLALGMAAAASHAHQTKATPLQNPAGKRVEVNDGGHWYKATILEQKGDLSKVHYDGYGSADDKWVHRSYIRDLDKSGAATTVACAFGPPPGTFSAASAPSDALFKREVYDWYSQLATGTSGRPNRVGLVFTYFSRGTAYKNTAANVPGRGATRRHSGAPANTTIYPVKMTYYVCEDYKGQVAQKQVNSDFSFFINQAGEWTCSKDN encoded by the coding sequence ATGAAAGCATTTATTCTGTTCCTGGCCCTGGGCATGGCGGCCGCCGCGAGCCATGCCCACCAAACCAAAGCGACGCCCCTGCAAAACCCGGCCGGCAAACGAGTGGAAGTGAACGACGGCGGCCACTGGTACAAAGCAACCATCCTGGAGCAGAAAGGCGACTTATCCAAAGTGCACTACGACGGCTACGGCAGCGCCGACGACAAATGGGTGCACCGCTCCTACATCCGGGACCTGGACAAAAGCGGCGCTGCCACCACCGTTGCTTGCGCTTTCGGGCCGCCGCCGGGCACGTTCTCAGCCGCCTCAGCGCCATCAGACGCCTTATTTAAGCGGGAAGTGTACGATTGGTACAGCCAGCTAGCCACCGGCACCTCGGGCCGTCCCAACCGCGTTGGGCTAGTTTTCACCTATTTCAGCCGCGGCACCGCTTATAAAAACACCGCCGCCAACGTGCCCGGCCGCGGCGCCACCCGGCGGCATTCCGGCGCGCCGGCCAACACCACCATCTACCCGGTGAAAATGACTTACTACGTGTGCGAGGACTACAAAGGCCAAGTAGCTCAAAAGCAGGTCAACAGCGACTTTAGCTTTTTTATCAACCAAGCCGGCGAATGGACTTGCTCTAAAGACAACTGA
- a CDS encoding RNA polymerase sigma factor, translating into MEDHEILLKFQDPASRNLAFNQLVRKYQSKVYWHVRKMVVDHDDADDLTQDVFVKVWKHLENFRQDAQLFTWIYRIATNECLNFLSSKRRKFLLPLTDVGAELAAKIEADPAVAGDEVELKLQKAILRLPDKQRLVFNLRYYDEMPYEQMAEITGTSVGALKASYHHAVKKVEEYVTRTTDD; encoded by the coding sequence TTGGAAGACCACGAAATCCTCCTCAAGTTCCAGGACCCCGCCAGCCGCAACCTGGCGTTCAACCAGCTCGTGCGCAAGTACCAGAGCAAGGTGTACTGGCACGTGCGCAAGATGGTGGTGGACCACGACGACGCCGACGACCTCACCCAAGACGTGTTTGTGAAGGTGTGGAAGCACCTGGAGAATTTCCGGCAGGACGCCCAGCTCTTCACCTGGATTTACCGCATCGCCACCAACGAGTGCCTCAACTTCTTGAGCAGCAAGCGGCGCAAGTTCCTGCTGCCGCTCACCGACGTGGGCGCCGAGCTGGCCGCCAAAATCGAAGCCGACCCTGCTGTGGCCGGCGATGAAGTGGAACTGAAGCTGCAAAAGGCCATCCTGCGCCTTCCCGACAAGCAGCGCCTCGTCTTCAACCTGCGCTACTACGACGAGATGCCCTACGAGCAAATGGCCGAAATAACGGGCACCAGCGTGGGCGCGTTGAAAGCTAGCTACCACCACGCCGTGAAAAAAGTGGAAGAATACGTGACCCGCACCACCGACGATTAA
- a CDS encoding amidase: protein MKTPLPTLLLGTACFAAGALVARPTAPDEITVPLLRAAQQLMGLSFTDAQLDSTRGNLSGYRANYEALRKLEMPNSLAPAVVFDPRPLRLRLAQVSGGGSAGRLPDTGKVKLPANRDDLAFYTVRQLGELLRTKQISSEELTTFFLARLKKYNPKLHCVITFTEDLAHQQARQADAEIKAGKYRGPLHGIPFGVKDLFSAKGYKTTWGAVPYKEQVLDEDAAVVQRLREAGAVLCAKLTLGELAQGDVWFGEKTRTPWDVTKGSSGSSAGSASAVAAGLLPFAIGTETLGSILSPSTACGVTGLRPTYGRVSRAGAMALSWTMDKAGPLARSAEDCALVLAALTAAGSDARDPATLLAPNRFEYAFGTSPKKLRVGYIKKAFDQDYPTKANDQAVLDVLRQLGVELVPLEMPALSGNIMRFVLTAEGAAAFDDLTRSGRDGQMVLQNRFAWPNTFRSSRFVPAVEYIQAQRARSLLIEQMDEKLKGFDCYITPTFSATLVTTNLTGHPAIALPNGFTAAGLPTTITFVGQLYEEGKLLALAKAYQDATAFDEKHPAL, encoded by the coding sequence TTGAAAACACCGCTCCCCACCCTGCTCCTCGGCACAGCCTGCTTCGCGGCCGGCGCCCTGGTGGCCCGCCCCACGGCGCCCGACGAAATCACGGTGCCCCTGCTGCGTGCCGCCCAGCAACTCATGGGCCTAAGCTTCACCGATGCCCAGCTCGACTCGACGCGCGGCAACCTGAGCGGCTACCGCGCCAACTACGAGGCCCTGCGCAAGCTCGAAATGCCCAATAGCTTGGCTCCGGCCGTGGTGTTCGACCCGCGCCCGCTGCGGCTGCGGCTGGCGCAGGTGAGCGGCGGAGGCAGCGCCGGCCGCCTGCCCGACACGGGCAAAGTGAAGCTGCCCGCCAACCGCGACGACCTCGCCTTCTACACCGTGCGCCAGTTGGGCGAGTTGCTGCGCACCAAGCAGATTTCGTCGGAAGAGTTGACAACTTTCTTCCTCGCCCGCCTCAAGAAATACAACCCCAAGCTGCACTGTGTCATCACCTTCACCGAGGACCTGGCCCACCAGCAGGCCCGGCAGGCTGACGCCGAAATAAAGGCCGGCAAGTACCGCGGGCCGCTGCACGGCATTCCGTTTGGGGTAAAGGACTTGTTCAGCGCCAAAGGCTATAAAACTACCTGGGGCGCGGTGCCCTACAAGGAGCAGGTGCTGGACGAAGACGCCGCCGTGGTGCAGCGCCTGCGCGAGGCTGGGGCCGTGCTATGTGCCAAGCTCACGCTGGGCGAGCTGGCGCAGGGCGACGTATGGTTTGGCGAGAAGACCCGCACGCCCTGGGACGTGACCAAAGGTTCCAGCGGCTCCTCGGCCGGGTCGGCTTCGGCGGTAGCGGCGGGGTTGCTGCCGTTTGCCATCGGCACCGAAACACTGGGCTCCATCCTCAGCCCGAGCACGGCTTGCGGCGTCACGGGCCTACGCCCCACCTACGGCCGCGTGAGCCGCGCCGGCGCCATGGCCCTGAGCTGGACCATGGACAAGGCCGGTCCCCTGGCCCGCTCGGCCGAGGACTGCGCCCTGGTGCTGGCCGCCCTCACCGCCGCCGGCTCCGACGCCCGCGACCCCGCCACCCTGCTGGCTCCCAACCGCTTCGAGTACGCCTTCGGCACCAGCCCGAAAAAGCTGCGCGTGGGCTACATCAAAAAGGCCTTTGACCAGGACTACCCTACCAAAGCCAACGACCAGGCCGTGCTCGACGTGCTACGCCAGCTGGGCGTGGAGCTGGTGCCGCTGGAGATGCCCGCGCTGTCGGGCAATATCATGCGCTTTGTGCTCACGGCCGAGGGCGCGGCGGCGTTCGACGACCTCACCCGCTCGGGCCGCGACGGCCAGATGGTGCTGCAAAACCGCTTCGCCTGGCCCAACACCTTCCGCTCCTCGCGCTTCGTGCCGGCCGTTGAATACATTCAGGCCCAGCGCGCCCGCAGCCTGCTCATCGAGCAGATGGACGAAAAGCTGAAAGGCTTCGACTGCTACATTACGCCTACCTTCAGCGCCACGCTCGTCACTACCAATCTCACCGGCCACCCGGCCATCGCCTTGCCCAACGGCTTCACCGCCGCGGGCCTGCCCACCACCATCACCTTCGTGGGTCAGCTGTACGAGGAAGGCAAGCTCCTGGCCCTGGCCAAGGCTTACCAAGATGCCACGGCGTTTGACGAGAAACACCCGGCTTTGTAG